The sequence CCCCAAATCCTGATCCATCCGTTATGAAAGATCCAGAGCCAAAATTCTGGCGAAGGATTTTTTATGAGTAAGAAGCGACGTCGGCATTCGGCCGAACAGATCATCAAGAAGTTGCGGGACGCGGACGCCATGTTGGCGGCTGGTAAGAGCGTCGGCGAAGTGCTTCAGGCGTTGGAGGTGAGCGAGGCGACGCTCAGCCGCTGGCGAACGCAGTACGGCGGCATGAAGAGTGAAGAGGCGAAACGGCTGAAATCGCTCGAAGAAGAGAACAACCGGCTAAAGCGGATCATCGCCGATCAG comes from Blastopirellula marina and encodes:
- a CDS encoding transposase; this encodes MSKKRRRHSAEQIIKKLRDADAMLAAGKSVGEVLQALEVSEATLSRWRTQYGGMKSEEAKRLKSLEEENNRLKRIIADQALDISMLKEIAKGN